From a single Bacillus pumilus genomic region:
- a CDS encoding DAK2 domain-containing protein, whose translation MSIRNLDGRSFAKMILAGAHHLSQNAQIVDALNVFPVPDGDTGTNMNLSMTSGAKAVEETNTDHIGKVGVALSKGLLMGARGNSGVILSQLFRGFSKHIEQKATIDAKEFALALQAGVDTAYKAVMKPIEGTILTVAKDAAKKAVAVSAAEHDIDRVLELTIEEARASLDRTPDLLPVLKEVGVVDSGGKGLLCVYEGFLASLRGEELPQKAASLPTLKELVSAEHHKSAQSHMNTEDIEFGYCTEFMVKFEEDKQSFEENAFREDLSEFGDSLLVVSDDTLAKVHIHAEQPGDVLSYAQRYGSLINMKIENMREQHSSIVNEEKGHAPATPKASAAEKQRFGVISVAMGEGIADLFKSIGASVVIEGGQTMNPSTEDIVTAIESVHAETVFILPNNSNIVMAAKQAATVSNREVVVIPTKTVPQGMSALLSLNEAASNEDNEAAMLEAIDHVKSGQITFAVRDTQIDGIDIAKGDYMGLFNGKITLTAKNQLDAAKELLTKMVTEDDEIVTIIKGEDASSDEMDALEAFIEETFEDVEIEVHDGKQPLYSYILAVE comes from the coding sequence TTGTCTATTAGAAATCTTGATGGCCGCTCATTTGCAAAAATGATTCTTGCAGGTGCTCACCATCTTTCTCAAAACGCACAAATTGTTGATGCGTTAAATGTTTTTCCAGTGCCAGACGGAGACACGGGGACAAATATGAATTTGTCGATGACTTCAGGGGCAAAAGCAGTTGAAGAAACCAATACCGATCATATTGGGAAGGTCGGCGTGGCCTTGTCAAAAGGGTTACTGATGGGCGCAAGAGGTAACTCAGGTGTCATCCTTTCACAGCTATTTAGAGGTTTCAGTAAACATATCGAACAAAAAGCAACAATCGATGCAAAGGAATTTGCCCTTGCCTTACAGGCGGGTGTTGATACAGCGTATAAAGCCGTGATGAAGCCGATTGAAGGAACCATTTTAACGGTTGCAAAGGATGCAGCAAAGAAAGCGGTTGCTGTTTCAGCAGCTGAACATGACATTGACCGTGTTCTTGAGTTAACGATTGAGGAAGCGAGAGCATCACTGGATCGAACGCCAGATCTGCTTCCTGTTTTAAAAGAAGTAGGTGTTGTCGATAGTGGAGGGAAAGGACTTCTATGTGTATATGAAGGTTTCCTTGCTTCATTAAGAGGAGAGGAGCTTCCTCAGAAAGCAGCCTCTTTGCCAACGTTAAAAGAACTCGTCAGTGCAGAGCATCATAAAAGTGCACAAAGCCATATGAACACTGAAGATATCGAATTTGGCTATTGTACGGAATTTATGGTGAAATTTGAAGAAGACAAACAGTCCTTTGAGGAGAATGCCTTCAGAGAAGACTTAAGCGAATTCGGAGATTCACTTCTAGTGGTATCTGATGATACGCTGGCGAAAGTTCATATTCATGCAGAGCAGCCAGGAGATGTCTTATCATATGCACAGCGCTACGGCAGCCTGATCAATATGAAAATTGAAAACATGAGAGAGCAGCATAGCTCTATTGTGAACGAAGAAAAAGGACACGCGCCCGCTACACCAAAGGCTTCTGCTGCTGAAAAACAGCGTTTTGGAGTAATCAGTGTCGCAATGGGAGAAGGAATTGCTGACTTGTTTAAAAGTATCGGAGCTTCCGTCGTCATTGAAGGTGGACAGACGATGAACCCGAGCACAGAAGACATTGTCACAGCAATTGAAAGCGTACATGCCGAAACCGTCTTTATCTTACCTAATAATTCTAATATTGTCATGGCAGCTAAACAGGCGGCAACTGTCTCAAATCGTGAGGTCGTTGTCATTCCGACGAAGACCGTACCACAAGGAATGTCGGCACTTCTTTCTCTCAATGAAGCCGCTTCAAATGAAGACAACGAAGCAGCGATGCTAGAAGCGATTGACCACGTGAAAAGCGGGCAAATTACCTTTGCAGTGAGAGATACCCAAATCGATGGCATCGACATTGCCAAAGGCGATTATATGGGTCTCTTTAACGGGAAAATCACCTTAACTGCGAAAAATCAATTAGATGCAGCAAAAGAACTTTTGACCAAAATGGTGACAGAAGATGATGAGATTGTCACGATCATTAAAGGGGAAGATGCATCATCTGATGAGATGGATGCGTTAGAAGCCTTTATTGAAGAAACATTTGAAGATGTAGAAATTGAAGTCCACGATGGAAAACAGCCGCTTTATTCATATATTTTGGCTGTGGAATAA
- the sdaAB gene encoding L-serine ammonia-lyase, iron-sulfur-dependent subunit beta, translated as MKFRSVFDIIGPVMIGPSSSHTAGAARIGRVARSLFGREPKRIVVSFYGSFKDTYKGHGTDVAIIGGVLDFDTFDERIKTAIDIAKSKGIDIEFREEDAVPAHPNTAKVEISDANGKLELIGISIGGGKIEITELNGFELRLSGNHPAILVVHNDRYGTIAAVANVLAKFAINIGHMEVARKEVGQEALMTIEVDQNIDPAVLVELETLPNIIQVTQIAE; from the coding sequence ATGAAATTTAGAAGTGTGTTTGATATTATTGGACCCGTCATGATTGGTCCATCAAGTTCGCACACAGCGGGTGCGGCTCGTATAGGGAGAGTGGCTCGCAGTTTATTTGGAAGAGAACCGAAGCGAATTGTGGTTTCATTTTATGGCTCTTTTAAAGATACGTATAAAGGACACGGTACAGATGTTGCCATTATCGGCGGTGTTCTTGACTTTGATACATTTGATGAACGAATCAAAACAGCGATTGATATTGCAAAAAGCAAAGGGATTGACATTGAATTTAGAGAAGAAGATGCGGTGCCGGCGCATCCGAATACAGCGAAGGTAGAGATATCTGATGCCAATGGGAAGCTTGAATTAATTGGGATTTCCATCGGCGGGGGTAAAATTGAAATCACTGAACTGAATGGTTTTGAGCTTAGACTTTCAGGAAATCATCCTGCCATTCTTGTTGTTCATAACGATCGCTACGGCACGATTGCGGCAGTCGCCAATGTGTTAGCGAAATTCGCCATTAATATCGGTCATATGGAAGTGGCGCGTAAAGAGGTCGGGCAAGAGGCTCTGATGACGATCGAAGTGGATCAAAATATTGACCCAGCTGTCCTAGTAGAGCTTGAAACGCTTCCAAACATTATTCAAGTCACACAAATTGCAGAGTAA
- the sdaAA gene encoding L-serine ammonia-lyase, iron-sulfur-dependent, subunit alpha has product MFKNVKELVQLTEERNTSISDIMIEQEMEVTGKSREDIFTQMYRNLEVMEQAVENGLKGVKSLSGLTGGDAVKLQAYIASGKTLSGHTILDAVSKAVATNEVNAAMGTICATPTAGSAGVVPGTLFAVKETLKPTKEQMVRFLFTSGAFGFVVANNASISGAAGGCQAEVGSASGMAAAAIVEMAGGTPQQSAEAMAITLKNMLGLVCDPVAGLVEVPCVKRNAMGASNAMIAADMALAGITSRIPCDEVIDAMYKIGQTMPTALRETAQGGLAATPTARELEKKIFGGVTSSRDTETAR; this is encoded by the coding sequence ATGTTTAAAAACGTCAAAGAACTCGTGCAGCTAACAGAAGAACGGAATACCTCCATTTCAGACATAATGATCGAGCAAGAAATGGAAGTGACAGGGAAGTCACGTGAAGATATTTTCACCCAGATGTACCGCAACCTAGAAGTGATGGAGCAGGCCGTAGAAAACGGACTAAAAGGTGTGAAATCATTATCGGGTTTAACAGGCGGAGATGCGGTTAAACTTCAAGCGTATATCGCATCAGGCAAAACATTGTCTGGTCATACGATTTTAGATGCTGTCAGTAAGGCGGTTGCAACAAATGAAGTCAATGCCGCAATGGGAACGATTTGTGCAACACCTACAGCAGGCTCAGCAGGCGTTGTACCAGGTACGTTATTTGCAGTAAAAGAAACATTAAAGCCAACAAAGGAACAAATGGTCAGATTCCTATTCACCTCTGGCGCATTTGGTTTTGTTGTCGCGAATAATGCGAGCATCTCTGGTGCAGCAGGCGGCTGTCAAGCAGAGGTAGGTTCAGCATCAGGTATGGCAGCAGCGGCGATTGTCGAAATGGCAGGCGGTACACCTCAGCAATCTGCTGAAGCAATGGCGATTACACTGAAAAATATGCTTGGACTTGTTTGCGACCCAGTCGCTGGACTAGTTGAGGTACCTTGCGTAAAACGAAACGCGATGGGGGCATCAAATGCGATGATTGCAGCGGATATGGCACTTGCCGGCATCACAAGTCGAATTCCATGTGATGAAGTGATTGATGCGATGTACAAAATCGGTCAAACCATGCCAACGGCGCTTCGTGAAACAGCACAAGGCGGACTTGCTGCCACACCGACAGCAAGAGAGCTTGAAAAGAAGATTTTCGGAGGTGTGACCTCATCTCGTGATACAGAAACTGCAAGATAA
- the recG gene encoding ATP-dependent DNA helicase RecG — MIQKLQDNVSVLKGIGEETEKTLNELGIYTVADLLGYFPYRYDDYELRNLEEVKHDERVTVEGKVHSEPVLTYYGKKRSRLTFRLLVGRFLITAICFNRPYLKRSLVLGDTVSVTGKWDKNRQSIMVQEFKKGTHEQDGSIEPVYSVKENVTVKMMRRFVKQALSLYVDKAEDPLPKQLAVAYKLMSYQEALKTIHLPETRESLKQARRRFVYEEFLIFQLKMQAIRKKEREKTSGIQHPFSKEGVFEFVQSLPFPLTKAQSRVLDEIMSDMASPYRMNRLLQGDVGSGKTAVAAIALYAAHLSGYQGALMVPTEILAEQHADSLYQLFEKWGLNIALLTSSVKGKRRRELLERLKEGEIDILVGTHALIQDEVEFQQLGLVITDEQHRFGVEQRKKLRSKGQDPDVLFMTATPIPRTLAITVFGEMDVSVIDELPAGRKQIETYWVKHDMLERILAFVDKELKKGRQAYIICPLIEESDKLDVQNAIDVHSMLTEAYRGKWSIGLMHGKLASDEKDQVMRDFTANEVQILVSTTVVEVGVNVPNATIMVIYDADRFGLSQLHQLRGRVGRGEHQSFCILMADPKSETGKERMRIMSETTDGFELSEKDLELRGPGDFFGKKQSGMPEFKVADMVHDYRALETARKDAAELVQSDAFWTDPEYKELRQTLVDSGVLGGDKLS, encoded by the coding sequence GTGATACAGAAACTGCAAGATAACGTCTCAGTCCTCAAAGGGATTGGAGAAGAAACCGAAAAAACACTCAATGAACTTGGGATCTACACAGTAGCCGATTTACTTGGCTACTTTCCTTATCGATATGACGACTATGAGCTTCGCAATTTAGAAGAAGTGAAGCATGACGAACGTGTCACAGTTGAAGGAAAAGTGCACAGTGAGCCCGTCCTCACCTATTATGGAAAAAAACGAAGCAGGCTGACATTCAGGCTGCTTGTCGGGCGTTTTCTTATTACGGCGATTTGCTTCAATCGTCCATATTTGAAACGAAGTCTTGTTTTAGGCGATACGGTGTCTGTCACAGGGAAATGGGATAAAAACCGTCAATCGATCATGGTGCAGGAATTTAAAAAAGGGACGCACGAGCAAGATGGCAGTATAGAGCCAGTTTATTCTGTTAAAGAAAATGTAACCGTGAAGATGATGAGGCGTTTTGTCAAACAAGCCTTGTCACTTTATGTAGATAAAGCTGAAGATCCACTGCCAAAGCAGCTTGCCGTAGCCTATAAACTCATGTCCTATCAGGAAGCATTAAAAACCATTCACCTGCCAGAAACGAGAGAATCGCTCAAGCAAGCAAGGCGCCGCTTTGTATACGAGGAATTCCTTATCTTTCAGCTGAAAATGCAGGCCATTAGAAAGAAAGAACGAGAAAAAACATCAGGCATCCAGCATCCGTTTTCCAAAGAGGGTGTTTTTGAGTTTGTTCAAAGCCTGCCATTTCCACTGACGAAGGCACAATCAAGAGTGCTTGATGAAATCATGTCCGACATGGCGTCCCCGTACCGGATGAACCGTCTGCTCCAAGGGGATGTTGGCTCTGGGAAAACAGCTGTTGCAGCCATTGCGCTATATGCCGCTCATTTATCCGGCTATCAAGGTGCATTAATGGTGCCAACAGAGATTTTGGCAGAACAGCATGCAGATTCACTTTACCAGCTGTTTGAAAAGTGGGGGCTAAATATTGCCCTTCTAACAAGCTCTGTAAAAGGAAAGCGCCGCAGAGAATTGCTGGAGCGTCTAAAAGAGGGCGAGATTGACATATTAGTCGGCACGCATGCGCTGATTCAAGACGAAGTCGAATTTCAGCAGCTCGGTCTTGTCATCACAGATGAGCAGCACCGGTTTGGCGTAGAACAAAGAAAAAAACTGAGAAGTAAAGGGCAGGACCCAGATGTGTTGTTTATGACTGCCACGCCTATACCGAGAACACTTGCGATTACTGTCTTTGGAGAAATGGACGTTTCCGTCATTGATGAATTACCAGCCGGCAGAAAACAAATCGAAACGTATTGGGTCAAGCATGACATGCTTGAGAGAATTCTTGCATTTGTGGATAAAGAGCTGAAAAAAGGGAGACAGGCGTATATTATTTGTCCGCTTATAGAAGAATCAGACAAGCTGGATGTGCAAAATGCGATCGATGTCCATAGCATGCTGACAGAGGCATACCGTGGTAAGTGGTCGATCGGCTTAATGCACGGGAAGCTTGCGAGTGATGAAAAAGATCAGGTGATGAGAGACTTCACCGCAAATGAAGTTCAAATTCTCGTTTCAACCACAGTCGTTGAAGTTGGTGTCAATGTGCCGAATGCGACCATCATGGTCATATACGATGCAGACCGCTTCGGACTGTCTCAGCTTCATCAGCTCAGAGGCCGGGTTGGACGCGGAGAGCATCAATCATTCTGTATTTTAATGGCGGATCCAAAATCAGAAACCGGGAAAGAGCGGATGCGGATCATGTCAGAAACAACCGATGGCTTTGAGCTGTCTGAAAAGGACTTAGAACTAAGAGGGCCGGGTGATTTCTTCGGTAAAAAACAAAGCGGAATGCCTGAATTTAAGGTAGCAGATATGGTTCATGACTATAGAGCACTCGAAACAGCTAGGAAAGATGCGGCAGAACTAGTGCAATCGGACGCATTTTGGACAGATCCTGAATACAAAGAACTTCGGCAAACGCTGGTAGACAGCGGGGTGCTGGGCGGAGATAAATTAAGCTGA
- the fapR gene encoding transcription factor FapR: protein MKLNKKERQRLLQQTISSTPFITDEELASKFGVSIQTVRLDRLELSIPELRERIKHVAEKTLEDEVKSLPLDEVIGEMIDVELDDQAISILEVRKEHVFSRNQIARGHHLFAQANSLAVAVIDDELALTAKANIRFTRQVKQGERVVSKAKVASHDIEKGRTVVEVNSYVGEEVVFSGDFVMYRSKQK from the coding sequence ATGAAACTAAATAAAAAAGAACGTCAAAGGCTTCTCCAGCAAACGATCAGCTCGACTCCGTTCATTACTGATGAAGAATTGGCAAGTAAATTCGGTGTAAGCATTCAAACGGTTCGTCTTGATCGTTTGGAGCTGTCGATCCCTGAATTACGCGAAAGAATTAAGCATGTGGCCGAAAAGACATTAGAGGATGAAGTGAAGTCACTTCCGCTGGATGAGGTCATTGGAGAAATGATTGATGTAGAGCTTGATGACCAAGCCATTTCCATTTTAGAAGTGAGAAAAGAACACGTATTTAGCCGAAACCAAATTGCCAGGGGGCATCATCTCTTCGCCCAGGCAAATTCGCTGGCAGTTGCTGTCATCGACGATGAACTGGCGCTAACAGCAAAAGCGAATATTCGATTTACAAGGCAGGTTAAACAAGGCGAACGAGTCGTCTCTAAAGCCAAAGTAGCTTCACATGACATAGAAAAAGGCAGAACCGTAGTTGAAGTAAACAGCTATGTCGGTGAGGAAGTTGTCTTCTCAGGTGACTTCGTCATGTATCGCTCAAAACAAAAGTAA
- the plsX gene encoding phosphate acyltransferase PlsX, with the protein MRIAVDAMGGDHAPKAIIDGVQKSLTAFSDIEITLVGDENKMKPYITNNDRIKILDAKEVIEPTDEPVRAVRRKKDSSMVKMAQEVSEGRAHACISAGNTGALMTAGLFIVGRIDGIDRPALAPTLPTLDGSGFLLLDVGANVDAKPEHLVQYAMMGSIYAERVFPKSNPRIGLLNVGTEDKKGNDLTKKTFELLKASELNFVGNVESRDLLEGVADVVVTDGFTGNIALKTIEGTALSVFKMLKETLTSSFTAKIAAGMMKPKLMQMKSKMDYSEYGGAALFGLKAPVIKAHGSSDENAIFHAIRQARDIVEKDVSAIIQQEVQKETTNES; encoded by the coding sequence ATGAGAATTGCAGTCGATGCAATGGGGGGAGACCATGCCCCTAAAGCCATTATTGACGGTGTGCAAAAAAGCTTAACAGCATTTTCAGATATCGAGATTACACTTGTCGGCGATGAAAATAAAATGAAACCTTACATAACAAACAACGACCGCATCAAGATTTTAGATGCAAAAGAAGTCATTGAACCGACAGATGAACCAGTACGTGCAGTTAGACGTAAAAAAGATTCATCAATGGTAAAAATGGCGCAGGAAGTATCCGAGGGACGAGCACATGCCTGCATCTCAGCAGGAAATACTGGCGCTCTCATGACAGCAGGACTGTTTATCGTCGGCAGAATTGATGGCATTGACAGACCGGCACTTGCTCCTACGCTTCCAACTCTTGATGGCAGCGGGTTTTTATTACTGGATGTCGGCGCAAACGTTGATGCCAAACCAGAACACCTTGTGCAATATGCCATGATGGGATCAATCTATGCAGAGCGTGTCTTTCCAAAAAGCAATCCACGCATTGGACTGTTAAATGTTGGAACAGAAGATAAAAAAGGCAACGATCTAACGAAAAAAACCTTTGAATTATTAAAAGCATCAGAATTGAATTTTGTAGGAAATGTCGAGTCTCGTGATTTATTAGAAGGTGTAGCTGATGTTGTGGTTACAGATGGTTTCACAGGAAATATCGCTTTAAAAACGATTGAAGGTACAGCTCTGTCTGTATTTAAAATGCTGAAAGAAACATTAACATCAAGCTTCACAGCGAAAATAGCAGCAGGCATGATGAAGCCGAAATTGATGCAGATGAAGTCTAAAATGGATTACTCCGAATATGGCGGTGCTGCTTTATTTGGTTTAAAGGCACCTGTCATTAAAGCGCATGGTTCCTCTGATGAAAACGCTATTTTTCATGCCATTCGTCAAGCACGTGATATCGTAGAAAAAGACGTTTCAGCCATTATTCAACAAGAAGTCCAAAAAGAAACCACGAACGAGTCTTAA
- the fabD gene encoding ACP S-malonyltransferase, protein MTKIAFLFPGQGSQKIGMGKDLFDQEAVSKAVFEEADKTLGFDLSSMIFEGDAEELTLTYNAQPALLTTSIAILKRFEESGIKADYAAGHSLGEYTALVAAGALSFQDAVYAVRKRGELMNEAVPAGEGAMAAILGLDQAALVEVTKEVTESGHLVELANLNCPGQIVISGTAKGVELASEKAKEKGAKRAIALEVSGPFHSALMKPAAEKFTDVLSKLDITDAKTPVISNVTADIVTSRDAIETKLIEQLYSPVRFEESVERLIDLGVTTFIEIGPGKVLSGLVKKVNRRLTTISVSDQETIEAAIQTLKGDS, encoded by the coding sequence ATGACTAAAATTGCATTTTTATTCCCTGGCCAAGGCTCTCAAAAAATTGGCATGGGAAAAGATTTATTTGATCAAGAAGCAGTATCTAAAGCTGTATTTGAAGAAGCAGACAAGACCCTCGGTTTTGACTTATCTTCTATGATTTTTGAAGGAGATGCAGAAGAACTGACGCTCACTTATAACGCACAGCCAGCTCTTTTAACGACAAGTATCGCCATCTTAAAGAGATTTGAAGAGAGCGGAATCAAAGCAGATTACGCAGCAGGGCATAGTCTTGGTGAATATACAGCCCTCGTTGCAGCAGGTGCACTTTCATTTCAAGATGCTGTTTATGCAGTAAGAAAGCGCGGCGAATTAATGAATGAAGCTGTTCCAGCAGGAGAAGGTGCCATGGCAGCGATTCTTGGCTTAGATCAAGCGGCACTTGTAGAAGTGACAAAGGAAGTGACAGAGAGCGGTCATCTTGTCGAACTTGCGAACTTAAACTGTCCTGGTCAAATCGTCATCTCTGGTACAGCAAAAGGTGTCGAACTCGCTTCAGAGAAAGCGAAAGAAAAAGGCGCAAAACGTGCAATTGCTCTTGAAGTAAGCGGACCCTTCCATTCTGCCTTAATGAAACCAGCCGCAGAAAAATTCACAGATGTTTTGTCAAAGCTAGACATTACGGATGCCAAAACACCGGTGATCTCAAATGTCACAGCAGACATCGTCACATCTCGTGATGCTATTGAGACAAAACTCATTGAACAATTGTATTCTCCTGTTCGATTTGAAGAAAGTGTGGAACGCCTCATTGATTTAGGCGTGACAACGTTTATTGAAATTGGTCCTGGCAAAGTGCTTTCAGGTCTTGTGAAAAAGGTCAATCGCCGCCTGACAACCATTTCCGTTTCAGATCAGGAAACAATTGAAGCAGCAATTCAAACACTCAAGGGGGATTCTTGA
- the fabG gene encoding 3-oxoacyl-[acyl-carrier-protein] reductase yields MLTNKTAVVTGASRGIGRSIAIDLAKSGANVVVNYSGNEAKANEVVDEIKALGQQAFAVKADVSNAEEVQALMKQAIDTFGSIDILVNNAGITKDNLLMRMKENEWDDVININLKGVFNCTKAVTRQMMKQRSGRIINLASVVGVCGNPGQANYVAAKAGVIGLTKTTAKELATRHITVNAVAPGFISTDMTDKLDENVQTEMLKQIPLARFGAPEDISNVVVFLASEGAGYITGQTIQVDGGMVMS; encoded by the coding sequence ATGCTTACAAATAAAACAGCCGTTGTAACAGGGGCATCACGCGGGATTGGCCGCTCTATTGCGATCGATTTAGCAAAAAGTGGTGCAAATGTTGTCGTGAACTATTCTGGAAATGAAGCAAAAGCAAATGAAGTTGTAGACGAAATCAAAGCACTTGGTCAGCAAGCATTTGCCGTTAAAGCAGATGTTTCAAATGCTGAAGAAGTACAAGCATTGATGAAACAAGCAATTGATACCTTTGGTTCAATTGACATCCTTGTCAATAATGCAGGAATCACAAAGGACAACCTACTCATGAGAATGAAAGAAAATGAATGGGATGATGTCATTAACATAAACTTAAAAGGGGTCTTTAACTGTACAAAAGCCGTGACACGTCAAATGATGAAGCAGCGCAGCGGAAGAATCATCAACTTGGCTTCAGTAGTTGGCGTATGTGGAAACCCTGGACAAGCTAACTATGTTGCAGCAAAAGCTGGTGTGATCGGGTTAACGAAAACAACAGCAAAAGAGCTGGCAACTCGTCATATTACAGTCAATGCAGTAGCACCAGGCTTTATTTCAACAGATATGACAGACAAGCTTGATGAGAATGTACAGACTGAAATGCTTAAGCAAATCCCGCTCGCACGCTTTGGTGCACCTGAAGATATTAGCAACGTCGTTGTCTTTTTAGCTTCAGAAGGAGCAGGCTATATTACAGGTCAAACCATCCAAGTCGATGGTGGAATGGTCATGTCCTAA
- the acpP gene encoding acyl carrier protein, whose amino-acid sequence MADVLERVSKIIVDRLGVDEADVKMEASFKEDLGADSLDVVELVMELEDEFDMEISDEDAEKIATVGDAVNYINSQQ is encoded by the coding sequence ATGGCAGACGTATTAGAGCGTGTATCAAAAATTATTGTAGACCGCCTTGGCGTTGATGAGGCTGACGTGAAAATGGAAGCTTCATTTAAAGAAGATTTAGGCGCTGATTCCCTTGATGTAGTTGAGCTAGTTATGGAACTTGAAGATGAGTTCGATATGGAAATTTCTGACGAAGATGCTGAAAAAATTGCAACAGTCGGTGACGCTGTGAACTACATAAATAGCCAGCAATAA
- the rnc gene encoding ribonuclease III: protein MPKHYKDKQKQSKKLEQFREFQQRISVHFQNEKLLYQAFTHSSYVNEHRKKPYEDNERLEFLGDAVLELTISQFLFAKYPAMSEGDLTKLRAAIVCEPSLVSLAHELSFGELVLLGKGEEMTGGRKRPALLADVFEAFIGALYLDQGLEPVERFLEAYVYPKINDGAFSHVMDFKSQLQEFVQRDGKGVLEYRILHEKGPAHNREFEANVSLRGEVLGIGNGRSKKEAEQHAAQEALAKLQKHHMNQ from the coding sequence ATGCCAAAACATTATAAAGACAAACAGAAACAGAGCAAAAAACTAGAGCAATTTAGAGAATTCCAGCAGCGCATATCAGTACACTTTCAAAATGAAAAACTTCTATATCAAGCTTTTACGCATTCCTCTTATGTAAATGAACACCGGAAAAAGCCATACGAGGATAATGAAAGACTTGAATTTCTAGGAGATGCTGTTTTAGAATTGACAATCTCTCAATTTTTATTTGCGAAATACCCAGCGATGAGTGAGGGAGATTTAACGAAACTGAGAGCGGCAATCGTGTGTGAACCGTCACTTGTGTCACTGGCACATGAGCTGTCCTTCGGTGAACTTGTTCTTTTAGGAAAAGGCGAAGAAATGACAGGCGGGAGAAAACGGCCAGCCCTTTTAGCAGACGTATTCGAGGCGTTTATTGGCGCACTTTATTTAGATCAGGGACTTGAGCCAGTGGAACGATTCCTAGAAGCCTATGTCTATCCGAAAATTAACGATGGTGCATTCTCGCATGTCATGGACTTTAAGAGCCAGCTGCAAGAATTCGTTCAGCGCGATGGAAAAGGTGTACTAGAATACCGCATCTTGCATGAAAAAGGACCTGCGCATAACCGGGAATTTGAAGCGAATGTATCCCTTCGCGGCGAAGTGCTCGGAATTGGAAATGGCCGCTCTAAAAAAGAAGCAGAACAGCATGCTGCACAGGAAGCACTTGCTAAATTGCAGAAACATCATATGAACCAATAA